The Limnospira fusiformis SAG 85.79 genomic interval CTCATACCCTGTGGAAAATGTTGTGGATAACTTGCCTATTATTCCCAAATACTAAGGTTGACAGGGGATTGAACCAGACCAAATCCCTATCGATTTGATGGATTTTCCACAGTTTTTCCACAGATGCTGACAGGATGGAACCCTTAACCAAAGTCAAATTTAAACACAATTTCCACAATTTCCACAGTGGCTCGCCACCCCCCTAAACAATTAGCCTCAAAACTTAGCCTCAAAACTTAGCCTCAAAACTTAGCCTCAAAACTTAGCCTCAAAACTTAGCCTCAAAACTTAGCCTCAAAACTTAGCCTCAAAACTTAGCCTCAAAACTTAGTTTCAGAACTTAGGCGATCGCCACGTCCCCATAGCGCGATATAATGTTAGCTTCAGTCCCCTTGCTAAATACCTGAAATGCGGTTAATTGTAGAACAGGAACAACTCAGTTCTAATCTATCCTTAGTTTCCAGAGCCATTCCATCCCGTCCCAGTCACCCGATTTTATCTAACATTTTGGTGAAAGCTGATGCGGACACTCAACAATTGAGTTTAACCGCCTTTGACTTGAGTATGGGAATTAACACCAGTTTTCCGGCTCAGGTTCAGCAGGGGGGAGTTTTGACCTTACCTGCTAAATTGCTCAATGATATTGTCTCCCGTTTACCTGGGGGCGATATTCAGGTCGATGATGAAGAGACCGAGGCTGTAGTTACCCTAACTTCCAGTTCAGGACGCTATCAAGTCCGGGGAATGGTGGCTGAGGAGTATCCCGACTTACCCTCGGTAGAAGGTGAACATAGCATTCAACTAGCGGCTGATAGTTTATTGGAAGGCTTAAAGGGAACTCTCTTCGCTACCAGCCCTGATGAAACTAAGCAAGTCCTAGCTGGTGTTAATCTCAAGGTGGGAAAAGATACCCTTTGTTTTGCTTCCACCGACGGTCATAGACTCGCAGTGGTCAAGGTGGAAAATGTCCGAGACCCCAATAGCCAAGAACCAGAAAACTTGGAAATCACTATCCCAGCACGCGCCCTGCGGGAGGTGGAACGCATGATTGTCAGTGCTAACTCAGCGCGACATAGTGCCGCCACGGAGGAAGAATCAACAACCCCCCCCATGGTGACTTTAGGTTTTGATGATACCCAAGTGGTTTTTGAATTGGGGACTCGTCGTTTGAACTCTCGTAAGTTGGAGGGTGCTTATCCGGCTTATGAACAGTTAATACCTAATAAGTTTTTAAGCCAGGTGAATGTTGAACGGCGGACACTTTTGGCGGCTTTGGAGCGGATTGGGGTTTTAGCCAGCCAAAAAAATGATATTGTTAAATGTATCATTGATGAGGTAAATCAACAAATTTCCCTATCTGTAGAAGCTGCTGATGTCGGGAATGCTTTGGAGTCAATGCCTGCTCAGATTTCTGGTGAAGAACCCAAGGAACTTGCCTTTAATGTTAAATACTTAATGGATGGGTTAAAGGTGTTGAATAGTTCGGAAATTCAGATACAATTGAACGCGGCAAGCACCCCGGTAATTATCAATCCTTTTGGAGGTTTAAAAATGACCTATTTGGTGATGCCTATTCAACTGCGTAGATAGTAGTCAAATGGCAGATTAAAGGTTGCCAAGGTAGGCGGGGGCGGGGCTGTAGCCATTAATTAAGAATGCTTTTTATGGGTGAGAATACAACAATACTCTACCTAAAAAACATCGGATTTAACTGCGCCCCGCCCCAGAAAATATATATAATAGCTGGCATTGAGAGGAGGGATAAAACCCTAACCTATGACCAGAAACTTAATTAGTTTCGGATTCAGGAAATGTGCGTTTGAAGTCTTCTAGCAACTCGTCCATTTCCTCGAGAGCCTGATTTACATCAATTCGCAAAGGCCCTAAATTGGGTTTTTCCAATAACTTGAGTAGAGCCTCCCGTTTGCTCTCAATTAAGGCAACTCCCTCTCGGATCTTCTGTGAATCCATGGATTATCCTCTTGTCACCTAGTTAGATTTTCGATGATTTTAGCATCAAACTCAAGTTTTGTGTTCTGGTGATGTGAAAAAAAAAACCGGACTGGGGGACTGTAAATGATTGGGGTTGACGGGCAATTTTTTGGTAAAGTATTGATTGATGACAAAAATTGATAATTAGTTAATCTGATGTTGCGTAAAATTTCTCTGGCTCAAGTGGGTTTAGTGCTGGGTGGGTTAATTACTGTGGTGGGGTTTGTCGCCTATTTTGCTGACTATGCTACCCTGAACCTAGCGGGGTTTTTTTATGGGATTCCCCTATTATTGGGGGGACTAGCTCTGAAAGCGGCAGAAATTAAACCGATACCATTTTCTGAACCGACAACGCCAGAAGTCCTCAGCAAGCGGGAACAACAGGCGACCCCGACTCAAAATCAAGTGCGATCGGATGTGACCCGCTATCGTTATGGCCAATCTGCTCACCTGATTGATGCGATCGAACGCCTGAA includes:
- the dnaN gene encoding DNA polymerase III subunit beta codes for the protein MRLIVEQEQLSSNLSLVSRAIPSRPSHPILSNILVKADADTQQLSLTAFDLSMGINTSFPAQVQQGGVLTLPAKLLNDIVSRLPGGDIQVDDEETEAVVTLTSSSGRYQVRGMVAEEYPDLPSVEGEHSIQLAADSLLEGLKGTLFATSPDETKQVLAGVNLKVGKDTLCFASTDGHRLAVVKVENVRDPNSQEPENLEITIPARALREVERMIVSANSARHSAATEEESTTPPMVTLGFDDTQVVFELGTRRLNSRKLEGAYPAYEQLIPNKFLSQVNVERRTLLAALERIGVLASQKNDIVKCIIDEVNQQISLSVEAADVGNALESMPAQISGEEPKELAFNVKYLMDGLKVLNSSEIQIQLNAASTPVIINPFGGLKMTYLVMPIQLRR
- a CDS encoding DUF2854 domain-containing protein — translated: MLRKISLAQVGLVLGGLITVVGFVAYFADYATLNLAGFFYGIPLLLGGLALKAAEIKPIPFSEPTTPEVLSKREQQATPTQNQVRSDVTRYRYGQSAHLIDAIERLKLGGNDEEHPQLQALREGVVDGSYALILEFYSPFVPLSVWEEKQSKIAQFFGPNLRVQVTQPETDCVDLIMIADTES